The proteins below are encoded in one region of Coffea arabica cultivar ET-39 chromosome 4c, Coffea Arabica ET-39 HiFi, whole genome shotgun sequence:
- the LOC113722568 gene encoding uncharacterized protein, protein MIRQRLQTTQSRRKSYADHRKKGLEFEIGDKVFLRVTPLKGKIKGGKGKKLQPRYIGPFNILQRIGKVAYQLELPASLSWIHDVFHVSLLKEYHLDPTHILPPEDIELDKSLAYEERPIRVLDRKVKDLRNKQIPLVKVLWKHHDVEEATWELEKDMQEKYPNLFTAQDMNFEPYY, encoded by the exons ATGATTCGTCAGAGGCTTCAAACAACTCAAAGTCGACGAAAGAGCTATGCCGATCATCGGAAGAAAGGTTTGGAGTTTGAGATAGGGGATAAAGTATTTCTTCGTGTTACTCCATTGAAAGGAAAGATTAAaggaggaaaagggaaaaagttgcaaccgAGGTACATAGGACCCTTTAATATACTCCAGCGGATAGGGAAGGTGGCTTATCAACTAGAATTACCAGCTAGTTTGTCTTGGATCCATGACGTTTTCCATGTTTCTCTGCTTAAGGAATACCATCTGGATCCGACTCACATTTTGCCACCAGAAGATATTGAACTCGATAAGTCATTAGCCTATGAGGAACGACCCATTCGAGTACTGGATAGAAAGGTGAAGGacttgaggaacaagcagattccaCTAGTGAAGGTTCTATGGAAACACCATGACGTGGAGGAAGCCACCTGGGAGCTAGAGAAGGACATGCAAGAGAAGTATCCAAACTTGTTTACAGCTCAAGATATGAATTTTGAg ccttactactGA